A genome region from Dreissena polymorpha isolate Duluth1 chromosome 16, UMN_Dpol_1.0, whole genome shotgun sequence includes the following:
- the LOC127861617 gene encoding O(6)-methylguanine-induced apoptosis 2-like, which yields MAATDSIRVVDEDYVRRIHSRNPSGHLHKGHGIVAATSSIPSRYQTIVTDNADRKGFGQQAKRFHSENYFTDAPGPGSYVGHVTVDNTSVSLSKKGTGGFASKSKRQSRYLMSNAPGPGIYNLPGLLTTQKDFNKSGTTGNFHKPIAVPLENDPRHQKPAPNAYDVQKSKYGKSNNVSADSAFKSQSKREMINIKEALKKPGPGQYDVNDALLHDNVKVPFSSFKSTSKRQMAPDPPKVPGPGAYKPNEPVDPANKQLFPRKHYLCISAPAMPLPDTPPSPGPGSYELRDFEGPSKHYMSGAAFVSTTSRWTSNTMRVGDMPGPAHYRPVSMGKQSFIYNAGAKWI from the exons atggctgccacTGACTCAATACGAGTGGTCGACGAAGATTATGTTCGACGTATACATAGTCGAAACCCTTCTGGACACTTACATAAAG GTCATGGCATTGTAGCAGCCACTTCTTCTATTCCCAGTAGATACCAGACAATAGTTACTGATAATGCTGATCGGAAAGGATTTGGACAACAAGCAAAAAGATTTCACTCAGAAAACTATTTT ACTGATGCCCCTGGACCAGGAAGCTATGTTGGTCATGTAACAGTTGATAATACCTCAGTATCGCTATCAAAGAAAGGAACGGGTGGATTTGCCTCCAAG TCAAAGCGCCAAAGTCGCTATTTGATGTCCAATGCACCAGGACCCGGTATATACAACTTGCCAGGCTTACTGACAACGCAGAAAGACTTTAATAAGTCTGGCACCACCGGAAATTTCCACAAACCCATTGCTGTACCGCTTGAAAATGACCCACGTCACCAAAAACCTGCACCCAATGCATATGAT GTTCAAAAGAGTAAATACGGTAAAAGCAACAATGTATCAGCTGACTCTGCATTTAAATCACAGTCCAAACGAGAAATGATCAACATTAAAGAGGCGTTGAAGAAACCAGGACCAG GTCAATATGATGTCAATGACGCATTGTTGCATGACAATGTAAAAGTTCCATTTTCAAGTTTTAAGTCAACGAGTAAGAGACAAATGGCACCAGATCCACCAAAG gTTCCTGGGCCAGGTGCATATAAACCAAATGAACCAGTTGATCCAGCAAATAAACAGTTATTTCC GCGTAAGCACTACCTATGTATATCAGCCCCTGCCATGCCTCTGCCTGACACACCCCCCTCTCCAGGGCCTGGCAGTTACGAGTTAAGGGACTTTGAGGGCCCTAGCAAACACTATATGTCAGGGGCCGCCTTTGTGTCGACAACGAGTCGTTGGACTTCAAACACCATGAGAGTTGGAGACATGCCTGGGCCAG
- the LOC127861616 gene encoding ribonucleoside-diphosphate reductase small chain-like has protein sequence MLSTTVAHKENDIAFSLNKMKVSEENQTQRKVFGEITNVQRGNEAMTPKKTETKKAIQNNQDEPLLRDNPRRFVILPLQYHDIWQMYKKAEASFWTAEEVDLSKDLAHWDALKEDERHFISHVLAFFAASDGIVNENLVERFSKEVQVTEARCFYGFQIAMENIHSEMYSLLIDTYIKDPAKRDFLFNAIETMPCVREKADWAMRWISDENSSYGERVVAFAAVEGIFFSGSFASIFWLKKRGVMPGLTFSNELISRDEGLHCDFACLMFNHLVNKPSQERVHQIIREAVVIEQKFLTDALPVRLIGMNCDLMKQYIEFVADRLLVELKCSKIYNKENPFDFMELISLEGKTNFFEKRVGEYQKMGIMSGTTETSNHQFTLDADF, from the exons ATGTTGTCAACAACAGTAGCACACAAAGAAAACGACATCGCATTCAGCTTGAACAAAATGAAAGTGTCTGAAGAAAACCAG ACGCAACGCAAGGTCTTCGGTGAAATAACG AATGTACAGAGGGGTAACGAAGCTATGACACCTAAGAAAACTGAG ACAAAAAAAGCAATCCAGAACAACCAAGATGAACCGCTGTTGAGGGATAATCCACGTCGCTTTGTTATCCTGCCCCTGCAATACCACGACATCTGGCAGATGTACAAGAAAGCAGAAGCCTCATTCTGGACAGCAGAAGAGGTGGACCTGTCAAAGGACCTTGCCCACTGGGACGCTTTGAAGGAGGATGAGCGACACTTCATTTCACATGTGCTGGCCTTCTTTGCTGCTAGTGATGGCATCGTCAATGAAAATTTG GTTGAGCGATTTAGCAAGGAAGTCCAGGTAACTGAGGCAAGATGTTTCTATGGATTCCAGATCGCCATGGAGAACATCCACTCTGAAATGTACAGTCTCCTCATAGACACCTACATTAAGGACCCAGCTAAGAG GGATTTCCTGTTCAATGCTATTGAGACCATGCCATGTGTGAGGGAGAAGGCAGACTGGGCCATGCGTTGGATCAGTGATGAGAATTCAAGCTACGGGGAGAGAGTGGTTGCGTTTGCAGCCGTCGAGGGCATTTTCTTCTCCGGATCATTCGCGTCCATATTCTGGCTGAAGAAGAGAGGAGTAATGCCTGGTTTGACTTTCAGCAATGAACTGATTTCCAGAGACGAG GGACTGCACTGCGATTTCGCCTGCCTCATGTTCAACCATCTTGTGAACAAGCCCAGTCAGGAGAGGGTTCATCAGATCATCCGAGAGGCAGTGGTGATTGAACAGAAGTTCCTCACTGACGCTCTACCAGTGCGGCTCATTGGCATGAACTGCGACCTGATGAAGCAGTACATCGAGTTTGTGGCCGACCGGTTGTTGGTGGAGCTCAAGTGCAGCAAG ATCTACAACAAGGAGAACCCATTCGACTTCATGGAACTTATCTCCCTGGAGGGAAAGACCAACTTCTTTGAGAAACGAGTTGGAGAATACCAGAAGATGGGAATCATGTCTGGAACTACAGAGACAAGCAACCACCAGTTCACTCTAGACGCAGACTTCTAG